A genome region from Primulina eburnea isolate SZY01 chromosome 9, ASM2296580v1, whole genome shotgun sequence includes the following:
- the LOC140841490 gene encoding uncharacterized protein isoform X1: protein MLMPCNYSLTKFFRMLESRMLFKSVTYSTSVSMKLVGKRLVEKYRHLFWTVSASTCIELMLEKFKTMSCIENALAKARVIIEFVRNHASALKHLTDFVCIQNLVKPSKIKSIVPYLTLDSIVSKKELLKTFFVSSDWKTSGMSTLTEGKQVAGLVKNTFFWKEATMALKASMPLVCALNSVYNTNKPQTGFMSKIISQAKGKIRVGFNHMESQYLPFWREIDEIWKNHLHVSLHSAGYFLNPRYMESSSSDPNIVEDMNLCMMLMGRDPCVRDLVQHQLKKYQTKLELQIEKHRKRKQISGESTSNPLVNFPPETWWSIHGVEYRELQRFAIRILSQTCDGASKFNLTRSFAELMLTNGDEQIEIKALTDLTYVHYNMRLQNFDDSREKGITIDEIDPQSGWKYDLEGHK, encoded by the exons ATGTTGATGCCATGCAATTATTCCTTGACGAAGTTCTTCAGGATGTTGGAGTCGAGAATGTTGTTCAAATCAGTTACATATTCAACATCTGTTTCTATGAAATTAGTTGGCAAGCGACTAGTGGAAAAGTACAGGCATTTATTTTGGACTGTAAGTGCATCCACTTGCATCGAGTTGATGCTAGAGAAATTCAAAACGATGAGTTGCATTGAAAATGCATTGGCGAAGGCTAGAGTTATCATAGAGTTTGTTCGGAATCATGCCAGTGCTTTAAAACATTTGACAGATTTTGTTTGCATTCAGAATCTAGTCAAACCATCCAAAATCAAGTCAATCGTTCCATATTTAACACTTGACAGCATCGTTTCAAAGAAGGAACTTTTGAAAACATTCTTTGTTTCTAGTGACTGGAAAACCTCGGGAATGTCAACGTTAACCGAAGGCAAACAAGTTGCTGGCTTGGTAAAGAACACTTTCTTCTGGAAAGAGGCGACGATGGCTTTGAAGGCATCGATGCCTCTTGTATGTGCATTAAACTCTGTGTATAATACCAATAAGCCGCAAACTGGTTTCATGTCCAAAATAATTTCTCAGGCGAAGGGAAAAATCAGAGTGGGGTTTAACCACATGGAATCTCAGTACCTGCCGTTTTGGAGAGAAATAGACGAGATTTGGAAAAACCATCTGCACGTTTCCCTTCATTCTGCTGGCTACTTTTTGAACCCGAGATACATGGAGTCCAGTAGCTCTGATCCAAACATTGTCGAGGATATGAACCTTTGCATGATGCTTATGGGTAGAGATCCCTGCGTTCGAGATTTGGTACAGCACCAACTTAAAAAGTACCAAACAAAACTAGAGCTCCAAATTGAAAAGCACCGGAAAAGAAAACAGATTTCTGGTGAAAGTACCAGCAACCCCCTAGTGAATTTTCCTCCAG AAACTTGGTGGTCAATTCATGGTGTAGAATATCGTGAATTGCAGAGATTTGCTATTCGCATTCTTAGCCAAACTTGTGACGGTGCCTCAAAGTTCAACCTCACGAGGAGCTTTGCAGAGCTGATGCTGACGAATGGAGATGAGCAGATAGAGATAAAAGCTTTGACTGATTTGACGTATGTTCATTACAACATGCGGCTTCAAAATTTTGATGACAGTAGAGAAAAAGGGATCACCATTGATGAGATTGATCCACAGAGTGGTTGGAAGTATGATTTGGAGGGCCACAAATGA